A single genomic interval of Lathyrus oleraceus cultivar Zhongwan6 chromosome 7, CAAS_Psat_ZW6_1.0, whole genome shotgun sequence harbors:
- the LOC127106533 gene encoding uncharacterized protein LOC127106533, translated as MEKLLSSSSSLNTNLKLKPKPFSFLSSTTPFRSKTFTFLPSIRSSFSHENPSPFLSSASLFAMQPKNSLSRLTDSKSPVIESQPLNHINADADFRKPKGITVQTCVILSALAVLLIQPVFAPAAFATFQSTAKIGGSAIGGKLIRAELLSSAWTGFFAGCLHTLSGPDHLAALAPLSIGRTRTESALVGALWGCGHDAGQLIFGLIFLLLKDQLHIEIIQTWGTRVVGITLLVIGAMGIKEASEVSTPAVAVGNSEFDVSAYKSLDNPVVGNKKKIGFATFATGIVHGLQPDALMMVLPALALPSRVSGAAFLIMFLFGTVVAMGSYTVFIGSCSQALKDRVPRITEKLTWASSLIAIALGLAIIISQFFGFSLY; from the exons ATGGAGAAACTTCTATCTTCTTCCTCTTCTCTTAACACTAACCTCAAACTCAAACCCAAACCCTTTTCTTTTCTCTCTTCAACTACTCCTTTTCGTTCCAAAACATTCACTTTTCTTCCTTCAATTCGTTCTTCCTTCAGCCATGAAAACCCTTCTCCTTTTTTGTCTTCAGCTTCGCTTTTCGCTATGCAACCTAAAAACTCACTTTCTCGTCTCACCGATTCTAAGAGCCCCGTAATTGAATCTCAACCGCTCAATCACATCAATGCCGACGCTGATTTCAGAAAACCAAAG GGAATAACAGTTCAGACATGTGTAATACTCTCTGCTCTTGCTGTGCTCTTAATTCAACCAGTTTTTGCACCAGCAGCTTTTGCAACCTTTCAAAGTACCGCCAAGATCGGTGGTTCTGCAATTGGTGGAAAACTTATCCGTGCCGAGCTCCTAAGTAGTGCTTGGACAGGTTTCTTTGCTGGTTGCTTGCACACATTATCAGGCCCTGACCATCTTGCAGCTTTGGCTCCATTATCAATTGGTCGCACTCGAACGGAGAGTGCTCTTGTTGGAGCCCTTTGGGGTTGTGGCCATGATGCTGGTCAGTTAATCTTTGGCTTAATATTTTTGCTCCTTAAAGATCAACTTCACATTGAAATTATCCAAACATGGGGCACCAGAGTGGTGGGCATTACCTTGCTAGTAATCGGTGCCATGGGAATCAAGGAAGCTTCAGAAGTTTCTACTCCAGCTGTTGCTGTAGGAAACAGTGAATTCGACGTCAGCGCGTATAAATCACTTGATAATCCTGTGGTAGGAAATAAAAAGAAGATTGGCTTTGCTACTTTTGCCACTGGAATAGTTCATGGACTGCAACCAGATGCATTGATGATGGTGTTGCCTGCTCTTGCTTTGCCTTCTCGCGTATCCGGTGCTGCATTTCTAATCATGTTCTTATTCGGAACTGTAGTTGCAATGGGGAGCTACACGGTGTTTATAGGATCGTGTAGCCAAGCACTAAAGGATAGAGTGCCTAGAATAACTGAGAAACTCACTTGGGCTTCATCGCTTATCGCGATAGCCCTTGGGTTAGCCATCATCATTAGTCAGTTTTTTGGATTTAGTTTGTACTGA